A window from Culex pipiens pallens isolate TS chromosome 3, TS_CPP_V2, whole genome shotgun sequence encodes these proteins:
- the LOC120423207 gene encoding delta-1-pyrroline-5-carboxylate synthase, whose protein sequence is MSMCLRGLGLYRGAMSRGRFLQPLKNGKSFSVVSSPSVGAYLAKQVSRQNRTLHSIHDRTRAEITERSQLKSARRMVVKLGSAVITREDEHGLALGRLASIVEQVAEYHVEGRECIMVTSGAVAFGKQKLTQEMLMSMSMRETLSHADHTRQDAGTMLEPRAAAAVGQSGLMSLYDAMFAQYGIKVAQVLVTEPDFYNEETRRNLFTTLSELISLNIVPIINTNDAVMPPMFIVDQEVSATGIKKGIKIRDNDSLAALLAAEVHADLLILMSDVDGIYNKPPWEDGARLMHTYTSADKDLIKFGQKSKVGTGGMDSKVTAATWALDRGVSVVICNGTQEKAIKHILTGRKVGTFFTESTVDKATPVDQLAENARIGSRVMQNLSASDRALCVNTLADLLISKQPQILEANAKDLDEAKKSGLAKPLLSRLSLTPAKLESLAVGLRQIADDSHRNVGRVLRRTKLADGLELKQITVPIGVLLVIFESRPDSLPQVAALAMASGNGLLLKGGKEAAHSNRALMELVKEALGTVGAQNAISLVSTREEISDLLSMDQHIDLIIPRGSSELVRGIQEKSQHIPVMGHAEGICHVYVDKEANLQKALKIIRDSKCDYPAACNAMETLLIHEELLSGSFFADVCNMLKREGVKINSGPKLNQLLTFGPPQAKSLKHEYGALECSIEVVKDLEEAIDHVHAYGSGHTDVIVTENDSSARYFQNHVDSACVFHNASSRFADGFRFGLGAEVGISTARIHARGPVGVEGLLTTKWILSGVDHAAADFSEGSRKWIHETLPVE, encoded by the exons GTTTCCCGCCAGAATCGTACGCTGCACTCGATCCACGATCGCACCCGGGCAGAGATTACCGAGCGAAGCCAGCTCAAGTCTGCTCGCCGGATGGTCGTGAAGCTGGGCAGCGCCGTCATCACCCGCGAGGACGAGCATGGATTGGCCCTGGGACGGTTGGCGTCGATCGTGGAGCAGGTCGCCGAGTACCACGTGGAGGGTCGCGAGTGTATTATGGTGACGAGTGGTGCGGTGGCGTTCGGAAAGCAGAAGTTGACCCAGGAGATGCTGATGAGCATGTCGATGAGGGAAACATTGTCGCATGCCGATCACACCCGCCAGGACGCTGGTACCATGTTGGAACCACGTGCGGCCGCTGCCGTTGGTCAGAGTGGGTTGATGTCCCTGTATGACGCGATGTTTGCCCAGTACGGTATAAAGGTGGCGCAAGTATTAGTGACTGAACCGGATTTCTACAACGAGGAAACGAGGAGGAATTTGTTCACGACGCTGTCGGAGTTGATCAGTTTGAACATTGTGCCGATTATCAACACCAACGATGCGGTTATGCCACCGATGTTCATTGTAGACCAGGAGGTGTCCGCTACGGGGATAAAGAAGGGAATCAAGATCCGGGATAACGACAGTTTAGCTGCTCTGCTTGCGGCCGAGGTCCACGCcgatttgttgattttgatgTCTGATGTTGACGGAATTTACAACAAGCCGCCTTGGGAGGACGGAGCACGTCTGATGCACACTTATACCTCGGCCGACAAGGACTTGATCAAGTTTGGGCAAAAATCAAAGGTCGGAACTGGTGGAATGGACTCCAAGGTGACGGCTGCAACGTGGGCGTTGGATCGCGGAGTTAGTGTCGTCATTTGCAACGGTACTCAGGAAAAGGCGATCAAGCACATCCTCACTGGACGAAAGGTCGGCACGTTCTTCACGGAGTCCACCGTCGATAAGGCTACCCCGGTTGATCAGTTGGCGGAGAATG CTCGCATCGGAAGCCGCGTAATGCAGAATCTTTCGGCGAGCGATCGTGCCCTGTGCGTCAACACGTTGGCCGACCTGTTGATCTCCAAGCAGCCGCAAATCCTGGAAGCCAACGCGAAGGATTTGGACGAGGCGAAAAAGTCCGGCCTGGCAAAGCCACTTTTGTCGCGCCTCTCACTAACTCCGGCCAAGCTGGAGAGTCTTGCGGTGGGCTTGCGGCAGATCGCGGACGACAGCCACAGG AATGTTGGTCGCGTCCTTCGCCGGACGAAGCTAGCCGACGGGCTTGAACTGAAGCAAATTACGGTGCCGATTGGAGTTTTGTTGGTGATTTTCGAGTCCAGACCGGATTCACTTCCGCAGGTCGCTGCACTGGCTATGGCTTCCGGCAACGGTCTCCTGCTGAAGGGTGGCAAGGAAGCTGCGCACAGCAACCGGGCGTTGATGGAACTGGTTAAGGAGGCGCTCGGTACGGTTGGTGCCCAAAATGCAATCTCGCTGGTGTCTACTCGCGAAGAGATTAGCGATCTTCTTTCCATGGATCAACACATTGATTTGATCATTCCGCGAGGATCGAGTGAGCTTGTGCGTGGTATTCAGGAAAAATCACAACACATTCCCGTTATGGGACATGCCGAAGGTATCTGTCACGTGTACGTTGATAAGGAAGCAAATTTGCAGAAAGCCCTGAAAATTATTCGCGATTCCAAGTGTGACTATCCGGCGG CTTGTAACGCAATGGAAACCCTGCTAATTCACGAGGAACTGTTGAGTGGAAGCTTCTTCGCCGACGTGTGCAACATGCTGAAACGGGAGGGTGTCAAAATTAATTCGGGACCCAAGCTAAACCAGTTGCTGACGTTCGGACCACCGCAGGCAAAGTCTTTGAAGCACGAGTACGGTGCACTCGAGTGCAGCATCGAGGTGGTGAAGGACCTGGAGGAAGCGATCGACCACGTGCACGCGTACGGAAGTGGCCACACCGATGTGATTGTTACGGAAAACG ATTCGAGCGCGCGCTACTTCCAAAACCACGTAGACAGTGCCTGTGTGTTCCACAACGCTAGCAGTCGATTTGCGGATGGTTTTCGCTTTGGGCTGGGGGCGGAAGTTGGAATTTCCACTGCTCGCATCCACGCCAGAGGTCCGGTGGGAGTGGAGGGCCTGCTAACTACCAAATGGATTCTGAGCGGAGTTGACCACGCCGCGGCAGACTTTTCGGAGGGCTCGCGCAAATGGATTCACGAAACGCTGCCGGTCGAATGA